From Cryobacterium sp. GrIS_2_6:
GTTCGAACCCACCCCCGGGCGCGGGACCGTTCCGAGCTACACGCAGCCGGCCGGTCAGTCCACCCCACTCAGTGGCACGGTGGGCGGTGCGCCGTCGTCCGCGCCGCGCCCGTTCGACGACCCCGGCCAGGCCCTGTCGACGGGAAGCGGAGCCGCGAAGACGCCCGGGAACGATGCCGGCACGCCCGGACGCGTTGCGCTCATCCTCGGAGCGCTCGTCGTCATACTCGCCGCTCCGGGTGGTATTCGCCTGCTTCGGAGCAGGCGACGGCGCAGGGACCTCGCCAGGGGCGCGGCCGGGGGCGCCGAAGCGTGGCGGGAGCTCGTCGACACGGCCGTCGACTTCGGGGTCGGCGTGCGCGCCACGGAGACGCCCCGGGAATTCGCGGCGCGGATCGGCGCCCTGCCGGGCCTCACCGGCACCGGTGGGGCGGCAGCCGGTGCAGCACTTGCCCGGTTGCTCGCCGCGGCCGAGCGACACCGGTACGGCCGCCCGGCCGCAGGGGCGCCGCAACCGGCGCTCCTCGGCGACCTCGACACGGTCTCGACGAGGATCAGCGTGGGTGCGAGCACGGCTGGGCGCTGGCGTGCGCGCCTCCTTCCCGCGTCCCTGTGGCTCTTCCTCGGCGAACGGGGGCGCGCACCCGTCACGGACGCGTAGAATCTCCCCCCGTGACCAAGTTGCAGAAGACCCCGTACAAGGTCGACGTGCGTGACCTCATCAATCGCCCCGGCACCATGCGTGAGCGCCACATCGACCTCACCGTTCCCGACGACCTCGGCGAGGGACTCGTTGCCGTCAAGGCCGGGTCGACGCTCGACGTCAACATCCGCCTGGAGACCCTGCACGAGAGCCTTCTGGTGTCCGCGCAGATCTCCGGAATCGCGTCCGGCGAGTGCGGAAGATGCCTGATTGACATCGACTTGCCTGTCCGAGTCGAGTTTCACGAGGTTTTCGCGTACTCTCTTGATGAAGCTTATGAGTGTGCGGTTGTCGAGGACCATGTGGATCTTGAACCGCTCATCAGGGATGCAGTGGTTCTGTCACTGCCTTTCCAGCCGGTCTGCCGGCAGGATTGCCCGGGTCTCGACCCCGAGACCGGGCAGCGGCTTGCCGTTTCCCCTGAATTCGAACCAGAACAGATGCGCGATCCCCGGTGGGCAGCGCTTGTGAATTTCCAGGCTTCCGAAAGCATCGGCACGGATGAAGACATCCGCGCTGAAACGGATAGAAGAGAAGAGAAGTAGTCATGGCAGTCCCGAAGCGCAAGCAATCACGCTCCAACACCCGCTCACGTCGTTCCTGCTGGAAGGCCGAAGCCCCCACCCTGGTCAAGACCATGGAAAACGGCAAAGTCGTCTACAGCCTCCCGCACCGCGCCAAGGTCGTCACCGACACCGCCGGAACCGCGATGTTCATGGAATACAAGGGCCGCAAGGTCGCCGACATTTAATTCGGCGATGCACACGCCCCAGGTACCGCTCCTCCGACGGATGCCGCGTCTTCTGACCCGGAACATCCGCTCGTCGCGTCGCGGTACCGTCGGGGCGGTCGCCGTATGACCGGGCACGCTGCAGCCGGTCACCCGATGACCGGCGCGGAGGCCGACCCCTCGGTCCTCGTTTCCGCGCTCGGCGTGCAGATCGACGAGAGCCTGCTTCGGCTGGCGCTCACCCATCGGTCCTTCGCGTACGAAAACGGCGGAGCGCCCACGAACGAGCGACTGGAATTCCTCGGCGACTCGATCCTGGGCCAGGCCGTCACGGTCATGCTCTACCGCACGTATCCGCTGCTCGACGAGGGCGACCTGGCCAAGCGCCGGGCCAGCCTGGTCTCGAGTGTCGCCCTCGCTGAAATCGCCAGGGGTCTCGGCCTCGGTGCCTATGTGCGGCTCGGGCGTGGCGAGATCCTCACGGGTGGTCGCGACAAGTCGTCGATCCTCGCCGATACCGTCGAGGCGCTCATCGGCGCCGTCTACCTCGACACGGGTCCAGACGCCGCCACGGCTTTCGTGCTGCGGCTGATAGCGCCGATGCTCAACGACCCTGGTCACTTCGGAGTCTCGATGGATCCGAAGACGAGCCTGCAGGAAGCGGCAGCCCGGCTCGACGCCGGCGTCCCCGTCTACGCGATCGCCGAGAGCGGCCCCGACCACTCCAAGGTGTTCATCGCGACCGTGACCGTCGGCATCGTCGTCGCAACGGGAGAAGGCACCAGCAAGAAGCACGCCGAGATGGCCGCCGCCCTCGAGGCGTGGAACCGGCTCGTCCCGCGCTGACCGGGCCGATGTCCGCTCGACTGATTCCCGCGCATCCGACCGCACCACCACCATCGTCTGGACGGTTCCTTGCCAGAACTTCCTGAGGTCGAGGTGGTGCGCGCGGGCGTCGAACCCGCCGTGACCGGTGCTCGCGTCACCGCCGTCGAGGTGTTCGAGCCACGCTCCCTCCGCAGGCACGACCCCCTGACCGGCCCGTTCGCCCCGCAGCTCGAGGGGCACTGCCTGCTCGGCGCCGTCCGCCGCGGCAAATTCCTCTGGCTGCCGATCGACACCGGACGCGCCCTCGTGATCCACCTCGGCATGAGCGGCCAGGTCCTGCTCCGGGATCCGGGCTCGGAGGCAGACCGTCAGTTGCGCATCCGCCTGCACCTCGAACACCCCGACCACGGGGAACTGTGGCTCAACTTCGCCGACCAGCGGATCTTCGGCAGCATGGCGATAGACCGGATGCAGCCCACCGGCGACGGACTGCCCGGAGGGTACGCCGGGGCGGGCACGGGTGCGTGGAGCGGGCTGATCCCCGACCAGGTCGCCCACATCGCCCGCGACCTCATCGACCCGGACTTCGGAACGGATGCCGCCCTCGCCGCCCTGGCCCGGCGCGGTTCAGGGATCAAGCGGGTGCTGCTCGACCAGACCTGGGTCAGCGGCATCGGGAACATCTACGCGGACGAAGCCCTGTTCGCGGCCGGACTGCACTACGAGCAGCCGGCGTCGTCCCTGTCACGAGCCGAAGGCATCCGGTTGCTCGACGCCGTGCGCACCGTGCTGCTGCGCGCCCTCGCCGAGGGCGGCACGAGCTTCGATGCGCACTATGTGAACGTCAACGGCCAGTCCGGTTACTTCTCGCACAGCCTCGCCGTCTACGGCAAGCAGGGCACCGCGTGCCCGCGGTGCGGAACCCTCCTCGTGCGCGAGCAGTTCATGAACAGGTCCTCTCATCTCTGCCCGGTCTGCCAGCGCCTCCGCTGACCGAATCAATCAGGGTTCACGCGTCGGTCAGGGGTGTGCGGCGCCGCCAGCCGCCTTCGTAGCCGATCGGCAGGAAGCCGAGCTCCTCGTTGATGGCGAGCATGTGCCGGTTCTCCTCCGCGTTGAAGGTGATCACCGACGGATGTCCTGGCTCGTTCCGGCGGACGCTCTCCAGGTTCCAGGCCTTGAGCAGCAGGCCCAGCCGGTGCCCGCGATGTTCCCGAACCACGAGGGTGTCCTCCTGATTGACCGGCCTGTCGGTCTCAGCGGGAACGGAGAGTTCGGTGAATCCGACCAGTGCGCGGGACGGGCGGTGCACGACGGCTGTGGTGTAGACGGTCCGTGCTCCGTCCGCGAGCCGGGCCTGCCTGTCGAGGAACCGATCGAGGGGCCAGGACTCGGCGGGTTCCTCGAGGCCGGCGGTGGGAGCATCCGTGCTCATTCTTTCGTAGAGCATCGCCATGTCCGGCTGCCACAGGATCGGCGTGAAGCCGTCCCACTGAATGATCTCGTATTCCTTTCCCGCGCGCTTCTCTGCCGCGCGCAGCAGCCGGTCAAGCCGCTCGCGGTCGTAGGGAAGTGCGAGGCGGTTGCCTCGCTCGACCTGCTCGAGACGGTAGCCGCGCCGGAGCAGGAAGTGCACCTCGGGGTTCCGCAACGGCAGGGAGCCGAAACCGGTCGGGGCGACCAGGCGTTCGCCCGGTGAGTCCGGCGAGGCCGCGTAGACGATCTGATTCACGCACCCGTCGGCCTCGGCGACCGACTCGAGCAGCGTGAACAGGGCGGTACCGATGCCGCGGTTACGGTATGCAGGCAGGACATCGGCCCGAAGCCACGCAGTCTGCGAGCCGGCGCCCTGAAACTCGCACACACCGCGCGCGACGATGGGGGGCACGTCGGCCTCGGCGGCGGCGTCCGCCTGGGCGTCAGCCGAGGACGGGTCGCTCCCGCCGTCAGGAGTTGAACCGTCCGCAGTCCGCACCGCGAACAGCCGCCTCGGCTCCCAATCCTGGTCGAGCCAATCCGGGAGCGCCTCCTCCGCCGTCACGGACAGCTCGTGGGTTCCATAGGCCTCCGCTTCGACCGTGTTGTGCACCCCGGCCGCGGCGACGAAGTCGTCCCAGCCCTCGGCACCCGGTTCCTCCGGGATCGAGAGCTCCTCGATCCCGGGCACGAGGTCGTCCATGCAGGCAGAGTAGCGTCCAGTCGGCACTGCCGAAACCCCCGCGGACAGCGCCGCGCCTCCCGGGCCCGGGCGGATGCGTCCGGTACCGTGGGAGAGCCGATATCTACTCACGGGAAGGGCGCACCGGTGTACTTGAAGAGCCTCACCCTCAAGGGGTTCAAATCGTTCGCGCAGCCCACGACCTTCGCCTTCGAACCCGGCGTCACCTGCGTCGTCGGCCCGAACGGCTCCGGCAAGTCCAACGTCGTCGACGCTCTCGCCTGGGTGATGGGGGAGCAGGGCGTCAAGACGCTCCGCGGCGGCAAGATGGAAGACGTCATCTTCGCCGGCACCTCGACGAAGGGCCCGCTCGGCCGCGCCGAGGTGACGCTCACGATCGACAACACGGATGGTGCGTTGCCGATCGATTACACCGAGGTCACCATCTCGCGCACCCTTTTCCGCAACGGCGGAAGCGAGTACGCGATCAACGGCCAGGGCTGCCGGCTGCTCGACGTGCAGGAGCTCCTGAGCGACTCCGGCCTCGGGCGGGAGATGCACGTGATCGTCGGCCAGGGCCAGCTTGACGCGGTCCTGCGCGCAAGCCCCGAGGACCGGCGTGGTTTCATCGAGGAGGCCGCCGGAATCCTCAAGCACCGCCGCCGCAAGGAGAAGACCCTGCGCAAGCTCGACGCGATGCAGGCCAACCTGACACGGCTGAGCGACCTCGCCGGGGAGATCCGCCGCCAGCTCAAGCCCCTCGGGCGCCAGGCCGAGATCGCCCGCGAGGCCCAGACCATCGCCGCCGTCGTGCGTGATGCCCGCGCCCGCCTGCTCGCCGACGACGTCGTCGGCCTGCGCGGAACCCTCGACGCCCATGGCCGCAGCGAGAGCGAACGGCACTCCGAACGCATCGTGCTCCAGGAACAGCTCGACCAGAAGCAGCTGCGCCTGCACCGCCTCGAGGAGGCCCAGATCGGCGACGCCGTCGACGTCGCCCGGCGCACGAGCTTCGGCCTCGAATCCGTGCAGGAACGCCTCCGCGGGCTGTACACGCTCGCGAACCAGCGCCTCGCCCTTCTCGGTTCCCAGTCCGAATCGGTCGACGCCGGCCCGAGTGTGACCCCGGCGATGCTCACGGACGCCGCAGCGGAGATCGTGCGGCTCACCGAACGCATCGCCGTCGCCGAGTCCGCCTGGGCCGCTGCGCGCGCGGCCACATCGACCGCGCGCCGCGAGCTCGCCGCCGTCGACGAGGACATCGCCGCACAGACCGCGCTCATCTCCCGCCACGACCTTGAAGCGTCCACGCTGCGCGGCCAGGCAGAAACCGCGGCCTCCCGCCTCGCCTCCGTCCGCAGCGACGTGCTCCGCCAACAGAACGCCCGGAACGCCGCGGCGGGACGCGTGCAGGAAGCAGAGGCCCTCCTCGCCGCCCTGGAAGCGGAGACCGAGCAGGCGAACGCGGAGAACGCAGGGACCGGCACGGTGAACAGCGATCCCGCCGACACCGGCGTCACCGGCGAGGCAGCAGGGAACACCCGGTTGTCCGAAGACTTCGAGTCCGCCCAATCCGTCGTGTCCGCCGCGGAGGGCGAAGTCGAACGACTCCGCGAAGAACTCCACCTCCTCGAACGCGAACGTGACGCCCTCGCCGCGCGTGCGAGCGCCCTGTCCCTGGCCCTCGACCAGAAGGACGGCTCCTCAGCCCTCCTCGGCGCACGGCTGGACGGCATCCGCGGGCTCGTCGCAGAACACGTGCGGGTGCATCCCGGTTACGAGGCGGCGATCGCCGCAGCGCTCGGCTCCCTCGCCGACGCCGTGCTCGCGGACGACAGTGCTGCCGGCTTCGCAGCACTCGACCGGGTCAGGGCAGACGACCTCGGCCGGGTCGAGCTCATCCTCGCCACGCCAGCGACCCCCGACGCTGACGGCGCCCCAGCTGATGCCGCCGGCGGCACCCCCGACCGGCGCGCGTCGGGCGCGCCCGCACGCCTGAGCCTCGCCAAGCGGGCAGGCCTCGTCTGGGCCGGCTCGGTCCTCGACGCCCCGGCCGGTGTCCTCGGACTCCTCGGGAACACCGTCATCGCCGAAGACCTCGACTCCGCCCTGGCCGCGGCAGACCTGCTCACGTCCGGCCATTCGACAACAGGGACGGCTGCCACCGGCCCCGGCGCCGCGGGCATTCCGCTGACGATCATCACCCGGGCCGGCGACGTGCTGAGCGAGTTCGTGCTCCGCGGCGGATCCGGGGCCCGCCGCAGCAAGCTCGAACTCGTCGCGGACCGCCAAACCGCGGCAGACCGTCTCGGCGAGGTCCGCTCCCGCATCGAGCAGGTCAGCGGCGACCTCACCGAGCAGCGCAGCCTGCTCCGCCTCGGCAAGGACCAGTCCGTCGCGGCCCTCGCCGCGCTTCGCGCCTTCGATGCCCGCCTCGCCGCACAGGCCGAGAAGACGAACCGCGCAACGGTGCGGCTCGAGGCCGCCACGGCGGAGCTCGAGCGCATCGCCGCCGGCGTCCTTGTCGCCGAACAGACCGTCGCCGGTGCGGAAGCAGAGGCCGAGCGCACCAAGGCCGGTCTCCTCACCCTGCTGTCCCGCACCCGTCCGATCCTCGACGTTTCGGTTCGCGACGCGCTGCACGCCGAACTCGAGGCTGCGCGCGAGCACGAGGTCGAGGCGCGGCTCCGCGTCGAGACCGCGCGCGAGCGCGTGCGTTCCGGTGAGGCCCGCGCCGCCGGCCTCGCGAGGCAGCTCGAGCGCGACCAGGCCGCAGCCGAGGCCGCCGCCCGGCGTGCGGTCATCCGCCGTCGCCAGGTGGATGCCGCGACCAGGGTCGCCGAAGCGCTTCCCGCGGTGCTCGCCGCGGTCGACGTCTCCGTCAGCGAGGCACGGCTCCGCCTCGCCACGGCCGAGGCCGAGCGCCAGAGCCAGAACGAGGAACTCGCGACCCTGCGCCGCGAGGACGGTGCCCTCCGCAGCCGACTGCAGGCCGTGACCGAGAGCGTGCACGGCCTCGAACTGCAGATCTACGAGAAGAAGCTGCACCTCTCCGGCCTCCTCGAACGCGCCGGCAGCGAACTGGGCCTCGTCGAAGATATCCTCGTTTCGGAATACGGTCCGGACCAGCCGGTGCCGCCCGACGACGACCCGGATGGCGAGCC
This genomic window contains:
- the rnc gene encoding ribonuclease III gives rise to the protein MTGAEADPSVLVSALGVQIDESLLRLALTHRSFAYENGGAPTNERLEFLGDSILGQAVTVMLYRTYPLLDEGDLAKRRASLVSSVALAEIARGLGLGAYVRLGRGEILTGGRDKSSILADTVEALIGAVYLDTGPDAATAFVLRLIAPMLNDPGHFGVSMDPKTSLQEAAARLDAGVPVYAIAESGPDHSKVFIATVTVGIVVATGEGTSKKHAEMAAALEAWNRLVPR
- the mutM gene encoding bifunctional DNA-formamidopyrimidine glycosylase/DNA-(apurinic or apyrimidinic site) lyase, with the protein product MPELPEVEVVRAGVEPAVTGARVTAVEVFEPRSLRRHDPLTGPFAPQLEGHCLLGAVRRGKFLWLPIDTGRALVIHLGMSGQVLLRDPGSEADRQLRIRLHLEHPDHGELWLNFADQRIFGSMAIDRMQPTGDGLPGGYAGAGTGAWSGLIPDQVAHIARDLIDPDFGTDAALAALARRGSGIKRVLLDQTWVSGIGNIYADEALFAAGLHYEQPASSLSRAEGIRLLDAVRTVLLRALAEGGTSFDAHYVNVNGQSGYFSHSLAVYGKQGTACPRCGTLLVREQFMNRSSHLCPVCQRLR
- a CDS encoding GNAT family N-acetyltransferase, with protein sequence MDDLVPGIEELSIPEEPGAEGWDDFVAAAGVHNTVEAEAYGTHELSVTAEEALPDWLDQDWEPRRLFAVRTADGSTPDGGSDPSSADAQADAAAEADVPPIVARGVCEFQGAGSQTAWLRADVLPAYRNRGIGTALFTLLESVAEADGCVNQIVYAASPDSPGERLVAPTGFGSLPLRNPEVHFLLRRGYRLEQVERGNRLALPYDRERLDRLLRAAEKRAGKEYEIIQWDGFTPILWQPDMAMLYERMSTDAPTAGLEEPAESWPLDRFLDRQARLADGARTVYTTAVVHRPSRALVGFTELSVPAETDRPVNQEDTLVVREHRGHRLGLLLKAWNLESVRRNEPGHPSVITFNAEENRHMLAINEELGFLPIGYEGGWRRRTPLTDA
- the rpmF gene encoding 50S ribosomal protein L32, whose translation is MAVPKRKQSRSNTRSRRSCWKAEAPTLVKTMENGKVVYSLPHRAKVVTDTAGTAMFMEYKGRKVADI
- a CDS encoding YceD family protein, with the translated sequence MTKLQKTPYKVDVRDLINRPGTMRERHIDLTVPDDLGEGLVAVKAGSTLDVNIRLETLHESLLVSAQISGIASGECGRCLIDIDLPVRVEFHEVFAYSLDEAYECAVVEDHVDLEPLIRDAVVLSLPFQPVCRQDCPGLDPETGQRLAVSPEFEPEQMRDPRWAALVNFQASESIGTDEDIRAETDRREEK
- the smc gene encoding chromosome segregation protein SMC, with translation MYLKSLTLKGFKSFAQPTTFAFEPGVTCVVGPNGSGKSNVVDALAWVMGEQGVKTLRGGKMEDVIFAGTSTKGPLGRAEVTLTIDNTDGALPIDYTEVTISRTLFRNGGSEYAINGQGCRLLDVQELLSDSGLGREMHVIVGQGQLDAVLRASPEDRRGFIEEAAGILKHRRRKEKTLRKLDAMQANLTRLSDLAGEIRRQLKPLGRQAEIAREAQTIAAVVRDARARLLADDVVGLRGTLDAHGRSESERHSERIVLQEQLDQKQLRLHRLEEAQIGDAVDVARRTSFGLESVQERLRGLYTLANQRLALLGSQSESVDAGPSVTPAMLTDAAAEIVRLTERIAVAESAWAAARAATSTARRELAAVDEDIAAQTALISRHDLEASTLRGQAETAASRLASVRSDVLRQQNARNAAAGRVQEAEALLAALEAETEQANAENAGTGTVNSDPADTGVTGEAAGNTRLSEDFESAQSVVSAAEGEVERLREELHLLERERDALAARASALSLALDQKDGSSALLGARLDGIRGLVAEHVRVHPGYEAAIAAALGSLADAVLADDSAAGFAALDRVRADDLGRVELILATPATPDADGAPADAAGGTPDRRASGAPARLSLAKRAGLVWAGSVLDAPAGVLGLLGNTVIAEDLDSALAAADLLTSGHSTTGTAATGPGAAGIPLTIITRAGDVLSEFVLRGGSGARRSKLELVADRQTAADRLGEVRSRIEQVSGDLTEQRSLLRLGKDQSVAALAALRAFDARLAAQAEKTNRATVRLEAATAELERIAAGVLVAEQTVAGAEAEAERTKAGLLTLLSRTRPILDVSVRDALHAELEAAREHEVEARLRVETARERVRSGEARAAGLARQLERDQAAAEAAARRAVIRRRQVDAATRVAEALPAVLAAVDVSVSEARLRLATAEAERQSQNEELATLRREDGALRSRLQAVTESVHGLELQIYEKKLHLSGLLERAGSELGLVEDILVSEYGPDQPVPPDDDPDGEPVAYDREQQQRRHASAERRFAQLGRINPLALEEFAALEQRHKFLTEQLTDLTNTRADLLTIIDDLDVTMGAIFGSAFEDTRLAFAEVFPVLFPGGSGSIRLTDPDDLLTTGIEISVKPAGKKIERLSLLSGGERSLAAVALLIAIFKARPSPFYIMDEVEAALDDANLGRLLTIFQDLREASQLIIITHQKRTMEIADALYGVSMRQDGVSAVVGQRIVRQEEQAS